In the Drosophila takahashii strain IR98-3 E-12201 chromosome 3R, DtakHiC1v2, whole genome shotgun sequence genome, one interval contains:
- the Lipt2 gene encoding putative lipoyltransferase 2, mitochondrial isoform X1 yields the protein MSSSRPLVTVVRAGRISYLAGLQLQQHLAKSTQILDPPSEFRNYLVLQEHDPVYTVGLRTKDYTAEDEHRLRQLGADFHRTDRGGLITFHGPGQLVAYPILHLRQFRASMRWYVASLERMVIETCRQLGIHRTTTTKDTGIWVGDHKICAIGIHGSRYVTTHGIGLNCCTDLQWFEHIVPCGIMGKGVTSLSKELDRHVTVQEASSALLRSFASVFECRLEDKDRAKENYVAENCSEIV from the coding sequence ATGTCTTCAAGCCGACCGCTGGTGACCGTGGTACGTGCCGGACGCATTAGCTACCTGGCGGGACTGCAGTTGCAGCAACACCTGGCTAAGTCTACCCAGATCCTCGATCCGCCCTCGGAGTTCCGAAATTACCTGGTTTTACAGGAGCACGATCCCGTCTACACAGTCGGCCTGAGGACGAAGGACTACACGGCGGAGGATGAGCATCGACTGCGCCAGCTGGGGGCAGACTTCCATCGCACGGATCGAGGCGGCCTGATCACATTCCACGGTCCCGGCCAGTTGGTGGCCTACCCCATTTTACACCTGCGCCAGTTCAGAGCGAGCATGCGCTGGTATGTCGCCTCGCTGGAGCGGATGGTTATCGAGACGTGCCGTCAGCTTGGCATTCACAGAACCACGACCACCAAGGATACCGGCATATGGGTGGGCGACCACAAGATCTGTGCCATCGGTATCCATGGCTCCCGTTACGTCACCACTCACGGAATTGGCCTCAATTGCTGCACGGATCTGCAATGGTTTGAACACATTGTGCCGTGCGGAATTATGGGCAAGGGTGTGACCTCGCTTAGCAAGGAACTGGATAGGCACGTCACCGTCCAGGAGGCCAGTAGCGCTCTTCTGAGGAGCTTCGCCAGCGTATTCGAATGTCGCCTGGAGGATAAAGATAGAGCCAAAGAAAATTATGTTGCGGAAAACTGTTCAGAAATTGTATAA
- the Lipt2 gene encoding putative lipoyltransferase 2, mitochondrial isoform X2 gives MSSSRPLVTVEHDPVYTVGLRTKDYTAEDEHRLRQLGADFHRTDRGGLITFHGPGQLVAYPILHLRQFRASMRWYVASLERMVIETCRQLGIHRTTTTKDTGIWVGDHKICAIGIHGSRYVTTHGIGLNCCTDLQWFEHIVPCGIMGKGVTSLSKELDRHVTVQEASSALLRSFASVFECRLEDKDRAKENYVAENCSEIV, from the exons ATGTCTTCAAGCCGACCGCTGGTGACCGTG GAGCACGATCCCGTCTACACAGTCGGCCTGAGGACGAAGGACTACACGGCGGAGGATGAGCATCGACTGCGCCAGCTGGGGGCAGACTTCCATCGCACGGATCGAGGCGGCCTGATCACATTCCACGGTCCCGGCCAGTTGGTGGCCTACCCCATTTTACACCTGCGCCAGTTCAGAGCGAGCATGCGCTGGTATGTCGCCTCGCTGGAGCGGATGGTTATCGAGACGTGCCGTCAGCTTGGCATTCACAGAACCACGACCACCAAGGATACCGGCATATGGGTGGGCGACCACAAGATCTGTGCCATCGGTATCCATGGCTCCCGTTACGTCACCACTCACGGAATTGGCCTCAATTGCTGCACGGATCTGCAATGGTTTGAACACATTGTGCCGTGCGGAATTATGGGCAAGGGTGTGACCTCGCTTAGCAAGGAACTGGATAGGCACGTCACCGTCCAGGAGGCCAGTAGCGCTCTTCTGAGGAGCTTCGCCAGCGTATTCGAATGTCGCCTGGAGGATAAAGATAGAGCCAAAGAAAATTATGTTGCGGAAAACTGTTCAGAAATTGTATAA
- the LOC108058462 gene encoding uncharacterized protein, with the protein MATRQDDEMGGGGAEPAPIRVLPHTEEVANFLVHQQHQNQNYLIHQQQHGQAPGPMMWPPPPFPPHLQQQQPQPHLYNEYLYNLTYSGQPGQPETYSVLPVGHGNFLKVYHCPENQVSESSAPLFTHINMAPLNHHQLQHHQTAPPTPPQPTPLYELFATNPLTLPQAQQQEAQQRQSQQTQSQSPTAPQVIHSPSSANLLINNLVNNWSPNLTGGTYIQFGDEANENDIHQADPLATQQPQLPKQEPPEPPSKSVSPLPVASKTVKAHKMPLGTATVSPTAINKSCVVVPGQPEGKKRIVAEVKPMPMSYSDVLSKGTKLSAAGADIRAGNGVDYSTQPQRRQGKEDGNGNREMRTAKRSPMHDAKEIGSAQASVGHAHASRGKKRGPANQAAPLKVQHSQSLQQTTPQTQIKSSKAINQEKKRPLQPKNLNSNILKSSEQKISSASVPSNSSLPSHSSSTPATNFSSLSRKSGSNRTNSYASHSNHTGAHSNLGSSSNNSTFNYSSNNNVSSSSSKRYSSSNLNSNSTSGYSYSSKRNRSNAYSSSNSPTHANGFSSNRNYELAKRILHTWWIYTLKLLTWLFYLVYDIVVLGFSMGFERMTLAYESGLAYARQLHKELKQNSGKPSIWWRSYWRRLDTRFAKNSRWAVWRRFYKRKPPEPTSEQFKTGRLPQTGEEAMYSLLNCKGKDAYSILGVPPDSSQEQIRKHYKKIAVLVHPDKNKQAGAEEAFKVLQRAFELIGEPENRLIYDQSIAETLHAEKAWTELHDLLSQLQTKMAEAANTIRCSTCAQRHPRKLTERPHYAARECASCKIRHSAKDGDIWAETSMMGLRWKYLALMDGKVYDITEWANCQKGALSHLEPNSHMVQYRIVRGAQQQQQQQQQQQHHQQPQQQHHDRGAHHPGGGVSGVSEATLHEFLDNLYSGQHPGAPNAFAGNARRRTRRN; encoded by the exons ATGGCGACACGTCAGGACGACGAGATGGGAGGCGGCGGGGCCGAGCCAGCCCCCATTCGCGTCCTGCCACACACGGAGGAAGTGGCCAACTTCCTGGTCCACCAGCagcaccaaaaccaaaactacctaatccaccagcagcagcacggcCAGGCGCCTGGGCCCATGATGTGGCCACCTCCCCCGTTTCCGCCCCAtctccaacagcagcagccacagccGCACTTGTACAACGAGTATCTGTACAACCTTACATATTCCGGGCAGCCAGGCCAGCCGGAAACCTACTCGGTGCTGCCCGTGGGACACGGAAACTTCCTCAAGGTGTACCACTGCCCGGAGAACCAGGTCAGCGAGTCCAGCGCTCCGCTCTTCACGCATATCAACATGGCCCCGCTGAACCACCATCAGCTGCAGCACCATCAGACCGCTCCGCCGACTCCGCCTCAGCCGACTCCGCTCTACGAACTGTTTGCCACGAATCCTCTGACCTTGCCGCAGGCCCAGCAACAAGAAGCCCAGCAGCGCCAGTCCCAGCAGACGCAGTCTCAGAGTCCTACTGCCCCCCAAGTCATTCACTCACCGAGCAGTGCCAATCTGCTCATCAACAACCTGGTTAACAACTGGTCACCGAACCTGACTGGCGGGACTTACATTCAATTCGGGGATGAGGCTAACGAAAATGACATCCACCAGGCTGACCCCCTGGCGACCCAGCAGCCGCAGCTTCCGAAGCAGGAGCCCCCGGAGCCCCCGTCGAAGTCCGTCAGTCCACTGCCAGTGGCCTCCAAAACTGTCAAGGCCCACAAAATGCCTTTGGGCACTGCCACCGTCTCACCAACTGCCATCAACAAGTCGTGCGTTGTTGTGCCTGGCCAGCCCGAGGGCAAGAAGCGCATCGTGGCCGAGGTAAAGCCCATGCCCATGTCGTACTCGGATGTCCTCAGCAAAGGAACGAAGTTGAGTGCTGCAGGGGCAGATATACGCGCGGGCAACGGAGTCGACTACAGTACACAACCGCAGCGGCGTCAGGGGAAGGaggatggaaatggaaatcgtGAGATGCGCACGGCAAAGCGTTCACCTATGCACGATGCCAAGGAGATTGGTTCGGCACAGGCCAGTGTTGGTCATGCGCATGCCAGCCGAGGCAAGAAGCGTGGTCCGGCCAACCAGGCGGCGCCGCTCAAGGTGCAACACTCGCAGTCCCTCCAACAGACCACTCCTCAGACGCAGATCAAATCAAGCAAGGCCATTAATCAGGAAAAGAAGCGGCCACTTCAGCCGAAGAACTTAAACAGTAACATCCTTAAGTCTTCAGAGCAAAAGATAAGTTCCGCTTCTGTCCCCTCTAACAGCAGCTTGCCGAGTCACAGCAGTTCGACTCCGGCCACCAATTTCAGCTCCTTATCACGAAAGTCAGGCAGTAACAGGACCAATTCCTATGCCAGTCACTCGAATCACACTGGAGCCCACAGCAATTTGGGGAGCAGCAGTAACAATAGCACCTTCAATTACTCCAGCAATAACAATGTTAGTTCCTCTTCGTCCAAACGGTATTCCTCCTCGAATCTTAACTCGAATAGCACTTCTGGCTACTCCTACTCATCGAAGCGCAATCGAAGCAATGCCTACTCCTCATCAAACTCGCCCACCCATGCCAACGGTTTTTCCAGCAACCGCAACTATGAGTTGGCCAAGCGTATTCTGCATACCTGGTGGATCTACACCCTGAAACTGTTGACATGGCTGTTCTACTTGGTCTACGATATCGTTGTGCTGGGCTTCAGCATGGGCTTCGAGAGGATGACTTTGGCATACGAATCGGGATTGGCCTACGCGCGGCAGCTGCACAAGGAACTCAAGCAGAACTCTGGCAAGCCGAGCATTTGGTGGCGAAGTTACTGGCGTCGACTCGACACTCGATTTGCCAAGAACTCACGCTGGGCCGTATGGCGACGTTTTTACAAACGCAAACCCCCTGAACCCACATCTGAGCAGTTCAAAACTGGTCGCCTGCCACAAACAGGCGAAGAGGCAATGTACTCGCTGCTGAATTGCAAAGGAAAAGATGCATACAG CATACTTGGTGTCCCACCAGATAGCTCCCAGGAGCAGATACGTAAGCATTACAAGAAAATAGCTGTTCTCGTACATCCagacaaaaacaaacaggCCGGTGCTGAGGAGGCGTTTAAAGTGCTGCAGCGCGCCTTTGAATTGATTGGAGAACCG GAGAATCGTCTAATTTATGACCAAAGCATCGCCGAGACACTGCACGCTGAGAAAGCGTGGACGGAGTTGCATGATCTGCTTTCCCAACTGCAAACCAAAATGGCTGAAGCAGCCAATACTATAAG GTGTAGCACCTGTGCCCAGCGCCATCCTCGCAAGCTAACAGAACGTCCCCATTATGCGGCGCGGGAGTGCGCATCCTGTAAAATACGACACTCCGCAAAAGAT GGAGACATTTGGGCCGAAACCAGCATGATGGGCTTGCGGTGGAAATACTTGGCGCTAATGGACGGCAAAGTCTATGACATAACCGAGTGGGCCAACTGCCAAAAAGGAGCTCTTTCACATTTGGAACCAAACTCCCATATGGTGCAGTACCGCATAGTACGCGGTGctcagcaacaacagcagcagcagcagcaacaacaacaccaccagcaaccgcagcaacaacatcacGACCGGGGTGCTCATCATCCAGGCGGGGGAGTTAGTGGTGTTAG CGAGGCTACATTGCACGAGTTCTTAGACAATTTGTATAGCGGTCAGCATCCGGGGGCGCCCAACGCCTTTGCCGGAAATGCGCGTCGGCGAACGCGCCGTAACTAA
- the LOC108058465 gene encoding very long chain fatty acid elongase AAEL008004 isoform X1: MALIMKYIESISRYIDSHSDSRTKGWPMMSSPFPTLAVCLTYVYLVKVLGPRLMENRKPLHLQNTLVMYNAIQVVFSAWLFYEIGISGWLTGHYSFRCQPVDYSNNPRTLRMVHACWWYYFSKFTEFMDTIFFVLRKKTSQVTTLHVIHHGCMPMSVWFGVKFTPGGHSTFFGLLNTFVHIVMYTYYMFSAMGPQYQKYLWWKKYLTTLQMVQFILIMVHAFQLLFIDCNYPKAFVWWIGMHAVMFFFLFNEFYKAAYRSRMMKKNGALANGHARPNGYCKSINAHDDLSMPPPTEAAATATPVSKANGSINPLTNGHANGQANGYKQLANGSAQKGANGGLLTNGYATKLLDDASQELKQRKTPK; the protein is encoded by the exons ATGGCCTTAATTATGAAATACATCGAGAGCATAAGCAGATACATAGACTCACATAGTG ACTCCAGGACAAAAGGCTGGCCTATGATGTCATCCCCATTCCCCACACTGGCCGTATGCCTCACATACGTTTATCTGGTCAAG GTGCTAGGACCCCGATTAATGGAAAATCGAAAGCCACTGCATCTGCAGAACACACTAGTCATGTACAATGCCATACAGGTTGTATTCAGCGCGTGGCTCTTCTACGAG ATAGGCATTTCCGGTTGGCTAACTGGACATTATAGCTTCCGATGTCAGCCAGTCGACTATAGTAATAATCCTAGAACGTTAAGG ATGGTTCATGCCTGCTGGTGGTACTACTTCTCGAAGTTCACAGAATTCATGGATACG ATTTTCTTCGTGTTGCGCAAGAAGACCAGCCAGGTTACCACGCTGCATGTCATCCATCACGGCTGCATGCCCATGTCGGTCTGGTTCGGCGTTAAGTTCACCCCAG GTGGCCACAGTACCTTCTTCGGCTTGCTCAACACCTTCGTCCACATCGTGATGTACACCTACTACATGTTCTCGGCCATGGGCCCACAGTACCAGAAGTACCTCTGGTGGAAGAAGTACCTGACTACCCTGCAGATG GTCCAGTTCATCCTGATCATGGTGCACGCCTTCCAGCTGCTTTTCATCGACTGCAACTACCCGAAAGCGTTCGTCTGGTGGATTGGCATGCACGCCGTGATGTTTTTCTTCTTGTTCAACGAGTTCTACAAGGCAGCCTACAGGAGCCGCATGATG AAAAAGAACGGAGCGCTGGCTAACGGCCATGCCAGGCCCAACGGATACTGTAAAAGTATCAACGCCCATGATGACCTCTCCATGCCGCCGCCAACGGAGGCAGCGGCAACCGCGACGCCTGTATCAAAGGCCAACGGGAGCATAAACCCGCTGACCAATGGCCATGCGAATGGCCAGGCCAACGGCTACAAGCAGTTGGCCAACGGCAGTGCGCAGAAGGGTGCAAACGGAGGACTCCTGACGAACGGATATGCCACCAAGCTTCTGGACGACGCCTCCCAGGAGCTAAAACAACGGAAGACGCCTAAATAA
- the LOC108058465 gene encoding very long chain fatty acid elongase AAEL008004 isoform X3 — MALIMKYIESISRYIDSHSDSRTKGWPMMSSPFPTLAVCLTYVYLVKVLGPRLMENRKPLHLQNTLVMYNAIQVVFSAWLFYECLMGGWWGSYSFRCQPVDYTDSPTSRRIGISGWLTGHYSFRCQPVDYSNNPRTLRMVHACWWYYFSKFTEFMDTIFFVLRKKTSQVTTLHVIHHGCMPMSVWFGVKFTPGGHSTFFGLLNTFVHIVMYTYYMFSAMGPQYQKYLWWKKYLTTLQMVQFILIMVHAFQLLFIDCNYPKAFVWWIGMHAVMFFFLFNEFYKAAYRSRMMKKNGALANGHARPNGYCKSINAHDDLSMPPPTEAAATATPVSKANGSINPLTNGHANGQANGYKQLANGSAQKGANGGLLTNGYATKLLDDASQELKQRKTPK; from the exons ATGGCCTTAATTATGAAATACATCGAGAGCATAAGCAGATACATAGACTCACATAGTG ACTCCAGGACAAAAGGCTGGCCTATGATGTCATCCCCATTCCCCACACTGGCCGTATGCCTCACATACGTTTATCTGGTCAAG GTGCTAGGACCCCGATTAATGGAAAATCGAAAGCCACTGCATCTGCAGAACACACTAGTCATGTACAATGCCATACAGGTTGTATTCAGCGCGTGGCTCTTCTACGAG TGCTTGATGGGCGGCTGGTGGGGCTCGTACAGCTTCCGGTGCCAGCCGGTGGACTACACAGATAGTCCCACATCCCGGAGA ATAGGCATTTCCGGTTGGCTAACTGGACATTATAGCTTCCGATGTCAGCCAGTCGACTATAGTAATAATCCTAGAACGTTAAGG ATGGTTCATGCCTGCTGGTGGTACTACTTCTCGAAGTTCACAGAATTCATGGATACG ATTTTCTTCGTGTTGCGCAAGAAGACCAGCCAGGTTACCACGCTGCATGTCATCCATCACGGCTGCATGCCCATGTCGGTCTGGTTCGGCGTTAAGTTCACCCCAG GTGGCCACAGTACCTTCTTCGGCTTGCTCAACACCTTCGTCCACATCGTGATGTACACCTACTACATGTTCTCGGCCATGGGCCCACAGTACCAGAAGTACCTCTGGTGGAAGAAGTACCTGACTACCCTGCAGATG GTCCAGTTCATCCTGATCATGGTGCACGCCTTCCAGCTGCTTTTCATCGACTGCAACTACCCGAAAGCGTTCGTCTGGTGGATTGGCATGCACGCCGTGATGTTTTTCTTCTTGTTCAACGAGTTCTACAAGGCAGCCTACAGGAGCCGCATGATG AAAAAGAACGGAGCGCTGGCTAACGGCCATGCCAGGCCCAACGGATACTGTAAAAGTATCAACGCCCATGATGACCTCTCCATGCCGCCGCCAACGGAGGCAGCGGCAACCGCGACGCCTGTATCAAAGGCCAACGGGAGCATAAACCCGCTGACCAATGGCCATGCGAATGGCCAGGCCAACGGCTACAAGCAGTTGGCCAACGGCAGTGCGCAGAAGGGTGCAAACGGAGGACTCCTGACGAACGGATATGCCACCAAGCTTCTGGACGACGCCTCCCAGGAGCTAAAACAACGGAAGACGCCTAAATAA
- the LOC108058465 gene encoding very long chain fatty acid elongase AAEL008004 isoform X2 codes for MALIMKYIESISRYIDSHSDSRTKGWPMMSSPFPTLAVCLTYVYLVKVLGPRLMENRKPLHLQNTLVMYNAIQVVFSAWLFYECLMGGWWGSYSFRCQPVDYTDSPTSRRMVHACWWYYFSKFTEFMDTIFFVLRKKTSQVTTLHVIHHGCMPMSVWFGVKFTPGGHSTFFGLLNTFVHIVMYTYYMFSAMGPQYQKYLWWKKYLTTLQMVQFILIMVHAFQLLFIDCNYPKAFVWWIGMHAVMFFFLFNEFYKAAYRSRMMKKNGALANGHARPNGYCKSINAHDDLSMPPPTEAAATATPVSKANGSINPLTNGHANGQANGYKQLANGSAQKGANGGLLTNGYATKLLDDASQELKQRKTPK; via the exons ATGGCCTTAATTATGAAATACATCGAGAGCATAAGCAGATACATAGACTCACATAGTG ACTCCAGGACAAAAGGCTGGCCTATGATGTCATCCCCATTCCCCACACTGGCCGTATGCCTCACATACGTTTATCTGGTCAAG GTGCTAGGACCCCGATTAATGGAAAATCGAAAGCCACTGCATCTGCAGAACACACTAGTCATGTACAATGCCATACAGGTTGTATTCAGCGCGTGGCTCTTCTACGAG TGCTTGATGGGCGGCTGGTGGGGCTCGTACAGCTTCCGGTGCCAGCCGGTGGACTACACAGATAGTCCCACATCCCGGAGA ATGGTTCATGCCTGCTGGTGGTACTACTTCTCGAAGTTCACAGAATTCATGGATACG ATTTTCTTCGTGTTGCGCAAGAAGACCAGCCAGGTTACCACGCTGCATGTCATCCATCACGGCTGCATGCCCATGTCGGTCTGGTTCGGCGTTAAGTTCACCCCAG GTGGCCACAGTACCTTCTTCGGCTTGCTCAACACCTTCGTCCACATCGTGATGTACACCTACTACATGTTCTCGGCCATGGGCCCACAGTACCAGAAGTACCTCTGGTGGAAGAAGTACCTGACTACCCTGCAGATG GTCCAGTTCATCCTGATCATGGTGCACGCCTTCCAGCTGCTTTTCATCGACTGCAACTACCCGAAAGCGTTCGTCTGGTGGATTGGCATGCACGCCGTGATGTTTTTCTTCTTGTTCAACGAGTTCTACAAGGCAGCCTACAGGAGCCGCATGATG AAAAAGAACGGAGCGCTGGCTAACGGCCATGCCAGGCCCAACGGATACTGTAAAAGTATCAACGCCCATGATGACCTCTCCATGCCGCCGCCAACGGAGGCAGCGGCAACCGCGACGCCTGTATCAAAGGCCAACGGGAGCATAAACCCGCTGACCAATGGCCATGCGAATGGCCAGGCCAACGGCTACAAGCAGTTGGCCAACGGCAGTGCGCAGAAGGGTGCAAACGGAGGACTCCTGACGAACGGATATGCCACCAAGCTTCTGGACGACGCCTCCCAGGAGCTAAAACAACGGAAGACGCCTAAATAA